tgtaaatgtaatctagtATAATTCTACGTAAGGAACCAAAATATATTCACACAAATTACCACATTATAAAATGACTTTAATGTACAACAGAAATGACACCGCATGGGTAACAATGGGCAAAAAAAAAGTAACTTCTAAAGCACATTCTAAAATTAAAGTGATCCAGGATTCCTCTTCATTTGGTCCAGCTGACTTTAGGAATATCGTAATGTTCTGTCAGGGAGTCCAGGTGACGGTTGAAATCCTGCAATACAACAAAAATAACTTTGTTTATAGTCAATGCCAGGGGTTTGTAGAACTCAAATCTCCCCAAAAGGGTTTTCTGAATTACAGTAAATTAATGCAGATGTTTTCAAATAATAAGGTCTTACCTCAACTCTCCGCTTGTGAGTTTTTTCTGCTTTGTTCAAAATTCTCTCCATTTGCTGAAAGAAATTGAAAAAGTAGGGTGTGAATTCTGGTATTGTAAGCAGGAAATAGGTATTTTTTATCCCATGACTAACAATGTCTCTCTATTTCAGTGCTAGAACATCAATAGGACAATACATTTAGGACAATGATTATTACCCTCTTCTCTTGCATCTTGTCAAAAGCCATTTGAGCTGGTGTTCTTTTGTCAATGTATCCACTCTTGGTCTCCTCCTCTtcgtttttatttgtattaatttGCTGCTCCAAACAACGCTTCTTCTCCTTGTCCTTCTTCTTCTTTCTAAAATAGTAAAATAATGCCAACAGATGATGGGTTGCTAGTGAGGAGTTAGCGAGCTAGCCTGCTACATATCTACATAGCTAGCCTacaccaaatcaaatcacattttatttgtcacatgcgccgaatacaaaaggtgtagaccatacagtgaaatgcttacttacaagcccttaaccaacaatgcagttttaagaaaaataagagttaagtaaaaaatagataagtaaacaattaaaaattaaaataattaaagagcagcagtaaaataacagtagcgaggctatatacagggggtaccggtacagagacgtcaatgtgcaggggcacaggttagtcgaggtaatatgtacatgtaggtagagttcaAGTGACTATGcctagataataaacagtagcagctgcgtaaaagagggggtggaaacaatgcaaattgtccgggtagccatttgattagctgttcaggagtcttatggctttggggtagaagctgttaagaagccttttggacctagacttggcgctccggtactgcttgccgtgtggtagcagagagaacagtctatgactagggaggctgagtctgacaatttttagggcattcctctgacaccttcggtcggaggccgaacagttgccataccaggcagtgatgcaaccagtcaggatgctctcgatggtgcagctgttgaactttgaggatctgaggacccatgccaaatattttcagtctcctgagggggaataggcttagtcgtgccctcttcatgactgtcttataatataatatgccatttagcagacgcttttatccaaagcgacttacagtcatgcgtgcatacatttttttgtgtatgggtggtcccggggatcgaacccactaccctggcgttacaagcgctgtgctctaccagctgagctacagagtgtTTAGCTTATATGTTTGTTTACTTGCACTTAAAAGCTACATGCATTTGAGAAGGCTAACACTATGTAACTATTTACAGTGAACAAAAGATGATTTAGCCGTTGTTACCATGTTTgatagttagctggttagcttaGCTGGCAAAGATTTTTTATATCTAACCCAAAATAGACCAGAGTCTGTCGTTTCCAATGGAAGCGAATGAAtaatagtgggcagaacaagcaagcaggtgggcagagccaagcactagctagtgagatcctattggcgcgttctagcatttatttgcatatttacgTTAGGGAACGCTTACTCTGAAGTGCGCTTGTGCAATAACGCAATTCGTCCGCGCActactaaacaaaacaaaaaatgaaACTTTGGCAAATGGTAAAGTCTATAAAACGCAGTCCAGTCTGTTTGTGACATATTCTaattttggaaacagaaaactgtatggagatcaaatgtttcattgatGAAAACATTTGCAGAAATGTAGGCCAAAATTAATCTCGCTCCCATTTCCGTTCACTCGCCTtgctctcatcaccat
This DNA window, taken from Coregonus clupeaformis isolate EN_2021a unplaced genomic scaffold, ASM2061545v1 scaf1131, whole genome shotgun sequence, encodes the following:
- the LOC121533609 gene encoding protein FAM32A-like; this translates as MKIICITAREEERIRHQQQMSDQYATVQKGSLKLKGIGVVSAGKKKKKKDKEKKRCLEQQINTNKNEEEETKSGYIDKRTPAQMAFDKMQEKRQMERILNKAEKTHKRRVEDFNRHLDSLTEHYDIPKVSWTK